In Mobula hypostoma chromosome 11, sMobHyp1.1, whole genome shotgun sequence, the following are encoded in one genomic region:
- the LOC134353975 gene encoding zinc finger CCHC domain-containing protein 3-like encodes MAAASSASARGPDIKNTVRLTVRDRNGGTSITRETVIRKVLMERCGFMPNVIYCVQDFAGFFDVTFRQAAGWQKLYQQLQLKGTEAPLSLLKAQALFTTATQQERTIMLQMFNLYVPVVDVLTFLARYVESVGTPADVKDGLGIWTSKQQVKVKLRLDSNGGIIQPPSVFAIRGNGGYTVYAGQSRVCRNCGKAGHIAAHCRVLMCKNCKTEGHLTKDCTQAKSCNLCGQAGNLYRDYPRHGGTYAQATREGAGTERAQAVSDVPASAADEAPDRTDDETREEGASTPRPATPLQTPQDQANDKQESMEEGRAEVETEWKVVKRKKTQKAAAK; translated from the coding sequence atggcagcagcgagcagtGCATCGGCTCGAGGCCCGGATATCAAGAACACTGTCAGGCTGACAGTGCGAGACCGGAACGGGGGCACCAGCATCACCCGAGAGACCGTCATCCGGAAGGTCTTGATGGAACGCTGTGGATTTATGCCCAACgtcatctactgtgtccaggATTTCGCAGGTTTCTTCGATGTCACTTTCCGGCAGGCTGCAGGGTGGCAGAAGCTGTATCAGCAGCTTCAGCTGAAGGGGACAGAGGCGCCGCTGTCTCTGCTGAAAGCACAGGCCCTCTTTACAACGGCAACCCAGCAGGAACGGACAATCATGCTCCAGATGTTCAACCTGTACGTGCCAGTGGTGGACGTCCTTACATTCCTCGCTCGGTATGTGGAGAGCGTAGGAACACCAGCGGACGTGAAGGACGGACTGGGAATCTGGACCAGCAAACAGCAGGTCAAGGTGAAGCTGAGGTTGGATTCCAACGGCGGCATCATCCAGCCCCCCTCCGTCTTCGCCATCAGAGGGAACGGAGGGTACACGGTGTACGCGGGGCAATCCAGGGTGTGCCGAAACTGCGGCAAGGCAGGGCACATCGCAGCCCACTGCAGGGTGTTGATGTGCAAGAACTGTAAAACTGAAGGCCACCTGACCAAAGACTGCACGCAGGCCAAGTCCTGCAACCTTTGCGGACAGGCTGGCAACCTGTACAGAGACTACCCGAGGCATGGGGGCACCTACGCACAGGCGACCAGGGAAGGTGCTGGCACTGAAAGGGCCCAGGCAGTTTCGGACGTACCCGCCAGCGCTGCAGACGAGGCACCCGACAGGACGGACGATGAAACCAGGGAGGAAGGTGCAAGCACCCCAAGACCTGCCACCCCGCTGCAGACCCCCCAGGACCAGGCAAACGACAAGCAGGAGtccatggaggaggggagagctgAGGTGGAAACTGAATGGAAGGTCGTGAAACGTAAAAAGACCCAAAAGGCCGCGGCCAAgtga